In a genomic window of Rhinoderma darwinii isolate aRhiDar2 chromosome 10, aRhiDar2.hap1, whole genome shotgun sequence:
- the UTS2 gene encoding urotensin-2: MHKLLSCGLILAIVFSPLRSLPILDPNEISFRIPDSKMDFGDVSSWVDTHLLQNLPSFLDKGRDTDINTDDIFSKEGISLGTYNMDDVIKEELFDKKPQISLLSRLQRKERKPYKKRAGNLSECFWKYCV, encoded by the exons ATGCACAAGCTCCTGTCCTGCGGGCTCATCCTTGCCATTGTCTTCAGCCCACTCCGATCACTTCCGATCCTGGACCCCAATGAGATCTCCTTCCGAATACCAG ATTCAAAGATGGATTTTGGAGATGTGAGCAGTTGGGTCGACACTCACTTATTACAGAATCTGCCTTCATTTCTGGACAAGGGCAGAGACACAGATATTAATACAGATGACATTTTCAGCAAAGAAG GCATCAGTCTTGGAACTTATAATATGGACGATGTCATAAAAGAG gagTTGTTTGACAAGAAGCCACAGATATCACTATTGAGTCGACTTCAAAGAAAAGAGCGCAAACCTTATAAGAAGAGAGCAGGGAATTTATCTGAATGTTTCTGGAAATACTGTGTCTGA